tttttgtttattttgattCTCTATCTTTCAAAAGATTTATATTGGTCCTTATCCTTCGAAATGGTCACTTTTTGAAAGTTAACGGACCAAAATAAACTAAAGTTCGAAAGTGTAGGGTCCAAAATAAACCATaatcaaaagtacaagaactaAAAAGGTATTTAAACCAATATAAGAGAAATTCGTTAATCACAAATGCAGAAATATAAACTCTCACAAGGAAAAATACATCATATATTTTCTTTGAAGTGTTCTCTAGATGCTCAAATCTTAAAGCTGATTCTAATTTGtgtaattttctcttttttgaaGACTTGGATGTATATAGCAGTTCCAGTTTTATTATATACTGGAGAGAGGATTTTTAGAGCAATTAGATCTTGTTTATACGAAGTGAATGTTTTGAAGGTATTCCCATTGTACTTTCCTATTTAATACTCGGTAATCTGAGAAGAACTACGACCTCGAATACGAGTATTTTAACAAGATTTGTATGTATATTACGTATTTTGCAGGCAAGGACTTATTCAGGAaaagttttatttcttaaaCTGAGCAAACCAGAAAGATTCAAATATCAAAGTGGGATGTATGTATTAATTCAATGCCCTCAAATCTCCCCATTTGAATGGTAAGGAGTACTAATAAGTTCAAGGcatcaaagttcaaagttcTGTTCATTAACGACATGTTCGAAAAATGCTTTTAAtcatcatttaaatttgattttgagtGATTAAAAGTGTGTTTAATAGTGATCTTGATCCCGAACATGCATTAATTCTTCATGTACTAAAAGCCGATAAGGTTTGTTGATGTTTTAGGCATCCATATTCTTTAACTTCTGCACCACAAGATAGCCACCTCAGTGTACATATCAGAAATTTGGGAGATTGGAGTTATGAGCTCTACAGCCTGTTCCATGAGGTAATTGGTGAGGAAGGATAAAATTTTGTGATTCTCTTAAAGCATGTCTCTCTTTCATTATGGTTCTGTAATTTGTTCTTGTAGATCTAAGTAATTACTCTCACTTTTCATGAGAAGTTAAATCATGAAGGAAATAAGAGAACTAAGATCATGAAGGCGTTTGTTTGACAactatttggtttttaaaaatcaaacttcttttcttttgagtGTTGATCTTACTATGGTTTAAGTCTGCtttcttttagttttcaaaacttgaaTGGATATTTGAAAACATTGATAAAAAATCGATAATGAAACAAGAAATGTAGAGTTAGAAAGGATGCCTAGGATGAATCTCAGTTATTCAAATTTATGGTTTACAGGGAATATTTCCTTCGAAGAATTACCCTAAAATATTCATCGATGGACCCTATGGTGCGGCTTCTCAAGACCATGTCAAGTACAACAATGTGGTACTAATTGGTCTAGGTATCGGAGCCACACCGTTCATGAGCGTCGTGAAAGACATTGTAATCAGGTTTACTGAAAATTCTGATCGTCGTGTAAGACTCCTTTTCTTCCCGTTGattttcatttcttcaatttcCTAACATTGCCTATCACCGACAAAGTATGACTTTGGTTTAAAATTGAATAGAGAGACAGTGGAAAAGGCAACCAAAGTACATCAAAAACCTATCTTTATTGGGTTACAAGAGAACAATGCTCCTTTGATTGGTTTAAAGATTTCATGAATGATTTAACATTTACATACCAAACTCAGgtaatatacatacatacatacatatatatatacacatacatacatacatatatatatacatacatacatacatatatatatatatatacatacatacatatatatatatatatacatacatacatacatatatatatatatatatatatatatatatatatatatatatatatatatgttgattTTAACATGTTGTATAGTTAAAAATGTAATTCTAATGTCACAAATGCTCTTAGTTAGCTGTGGAGATGCACAATTTCCTCACTAGTGTATATCATGAAGGGGATGTAAGGTCTGTTTTGATAAGAGCAATTCAAGCCTTGCATTATACTCGACGTGGCATCGACATTGTCTCCAAGACTCCCGTAAGCTTTCCATATGTACACATTGTGAATATAAGATACAATTAGTCAGTGCATGTTTGAAATTGTTCAAATCGTTCTTGTCACATTTAAAATCACTTTAATCGCTCAAAAGTAATTTTCTATTTGATTTTTCACTTTTATATGCATTAGAATTCATTTTAAATGATTAACAACCTATTTAAAAGTGATTTTATACTACCAAATATGTCCTTACATCGTTGGCTATCTTACCTTATTAGCTTCAAATTTTCATATACCAAAATGATTGTATTGTAAACTACAATGTTGTTACTGTGTACTAAATGAGTTACTAGAGCAAGTTTGGTTATCGAACAATACCTAACTACTTGATTGATCTCTCTTCTATTTGAAGGTACAAACTCATTTTGGTCGACCAAATTGGGTAAAAATCTTCTCGAGTTTAGCTCAGAGGCACGTAGGAGAAAGAATCGGTAAGATCAAAGCATAATCAAAATTTTCGTAATCCTCAAACTAAAAACTTTTACGAATTACTTATTGAGAAGGTTTTTCTTGTTGGTTCTAAACAGGAGTTTTCTATTGTGGTCCTTTGGCTTTGGCAAGAGAACTAGAGGGATTATGCACCAAATTCTCCACCAAAACCTCAACAAGATTTGTATTCCATAAGGAAAACTATTAGATTAAACATTACTTTTCAACTATACGAAATTacatatcttttttttttgtaaatgacACACCAATCAATTAAAAACTAAAGAATATAATATCATTTTAGTCTCTATACTTTAAAGTTTGTTCGATTTTAGTCTAGAGAATCTAAAAATTAGCCCTCAATTATAGTTTATTGtatattaattatcttcaaaACCTTTTGTTatctattacatttttattataaattttgagaATAGATTTAGAGAAATTGTCAacaacatttgacaaaatatttataccgtAGGGTTcaatgtaaatagtttgtcaaatattttacttttggaaaaacaccataAATTTATGCATTGTATTTTCATACGTGAAGAATATTATCGTTATTTTggttaaaaaataatatttaatcaattttgataaaataaaataaaattaagaaactagatttaaaatttattgaaaatacgaaaactaaaattaaactattgaaagtatatgtactaatattaaataaaatttaaattttttattttgactAATTATATAATTACTTTATATAATTTCAACCTCATCTCTTTCAATAACTAAAGTGGATGTTGGTCTCTTTCAATAACTAAAGCAGCTCAAGTTAGCACCAAGAATTATATTACGATAAAAATAATAGTATTTTATCGTCGTCTATTACAAATAGATTACTGTATTTAATGTAAATATTAATAGTTATTTTTAACGTATTcctatatatgtgtatatatacatatatttatattaataacTGTACGAACTAGTTTACGGGTACCTCGACCAAATGTCACGAAACAATTAGGAAATTAAggtttttaaaacaaaatttttgtGTATATATTGAGTGAAGCAAAATTAGGAACTGAACTTTGAATCAAGCCCTAATTTTTGGTGTCCAAACACGATATTCTAGTAAATGCTGGAGAACTTTGAGCAACTCAAGCTCGTCCTCCACATTTTCAAATGGCGGCAAATTCCTCAACTTCCACTAACCATCGAGCTTTGACAACCACAACTTCTAATCAGTTCTTCGGTGAGCGTTTTTTTGGATTTACTTTATCTCGCTAGAAACTATTTGCTCGACGCGTTCTAGCGGTTTAATCGTTTACATTACTGTATTGATTTCACCAACACAGTAGCAGTGTTCAAGAAATGTGGGAAATGGGAATCGAAAGCTTTTTTTCGATTTTTGAATATTGGGATTTAACGGAAAAAACTACTGCTCCTCATAGTGAATGGCAactcaggagtgtgggtcgtatttatctttttctctAATCAATATACAATGGAGGATATGCAGAAATTTTCGTCGATGAAACTATTTGTAAAACTAGAGGGGTTAACGAACGCTTCATGGGTATTGTGTACTGTTTGAAGCCGTAgagaaaaaaattgcaaataccTGCGTAATTTTAGTGAACTATCAGCTTGTTAGACTTGTTGCTCAAGTAGTGAACTGCCATTATATTTGAATGTGTTGAGATGGTTTATTACAAACATGCTATTTTTTCCTGCAGAATGGAGGGAGTTTCTATGGGGAGCTATCGCGGGAGCATTTGGAGAAGGAATGATGCACCCTATTGATACCATAAAGACACGGATTCAAAGCCAGGCGATTCTATATGGAAGTCAAGTATGACGCGTAGGAGAGCTCATACATTGTGTCAGTTGATGAAAATACTTTAATTTTGTCTTCAGGATATCAGTTTGgtgaataattaaattttatttcaacCACAATGTTTTTTGTAATGGGAAACCATTATTAAATTCAATCATAGTTTTAAGAGTTGGCTGCGGCATTTAATCAAAAGAAATCCAGTCCCCCCTCCCCATGACTTTGTTGATTTGGTAATTCCCACCTCTAAAATTTGTTCATTGTTCTTCTCATTTATATCAGAATCAAAAGAGCCTGTTGCAGATGGTCCAATCAGTATGGAAAATTGACGGATTAAGGGGTAACCTTTTTCGTTTTTCCACTAGCGGCTAAAATTTATGCTTCCTTTACATTCTCTTGTGTTATTGTGATAAGTTCAAATTTCTTAGTCGTACTTGATTTTGAtgtaatatttgattttttatccGGGTCTAATAGCTCTTTAGGCTTTTATAGGGGCATAGCTCCTGGAATTACTGGTTCACTTGCCACTGGAGCTACATACTTTGGTGTTATTGAGTCCAGTAAGAAATGGATTGAAGAAACACATCCTAGCCTTGGCGGTCACTGGGCTCATTTCATTGCTGGAGCCGTTGGTAAGCAAGGGAGCCTCACGAGCATTACTAGATGCCTTCTGAAAAAGTTCAATACTAATGCATTGATAACTATGGATGTATTTAATCCTGTTTCATTATAAAATAGTTAACGAAATTCAATACCCAATTTTTTCACGTAATTGTGCAGTTCCAACCCCCAtctcaaaaaagaaaagtttattGTATAGATTATATTTCATGCCTGATTGAGGATTCCCATTTTACGTTTTGCAAAGGCAGTGACCAAAGGCATCAACACCTAgttaactttattttattttatgaccTGAACCTCCAATGCTAATTATTGAAAACCAAAGCCTGTCTGTGAACATGGCAATAAGCTGGTGTCACTCTTTTCTTCCTTCATTGTCCACTCCAGGTGATACTCTGGGTTCGTTTGTGTATGTTCCATGTGAAGTTATGAAGCAACGAATGCAAGTTCAAGGCACAAGGTCATCTTGGAGTTCTCTTCCCATGAAGAATAATATCTCTATGAATCATGGTGGGCAAATGTATGGCTATTATTCGGGGATGTTCCAGGCTGGCCGTTCAATCCTGAAGGAACAAGGATTAAGAGGATTATATGCCGGGTCTGAACTCTAAACCAGATTAACCTTATCTATTAGATTTTCATAATTTTGTTAACAAAATATACTTAAGAGTGAAGTATAATTACTAACATGATTGTGACCCTCCCTTGTATTGTTCCAGATATTGGTCTACACTAGCCAGGGATGTGCCGTTTGCTGGTCTAATGGTATATAAAATTCTGAATCTCTGTACTCTTGTTTGAGTGGCTGGCTTTTTCCCGTTTTAGTTGCCCTTGGATTGTTTTCTTCTATATTGATTTTAGTTATATATCTGCAGATTTTACTGTTAAGCTAGATCCTAAACTTAAATGATCTCTCATGCACACACATACACATTGGGTGGAGACAATTCATAGAGTTTGCATTAACTCGTGAATATGACTTTGATGTCTTCTATG
The sequence above is drawn from the Cucumis melo cultivar AY chromosome 2, USDA_Cmelo_AY_1.0, whole genome shotgun sequence genome and encodes:
- the LOC103494040 gene encoding mitochondrial magnesium exporter 1 isoform X2 is translated as MAANSSTSTNHRALTTTTSNQFFEWREFLWGAIAGAFGEGMMHPIDTIKTRIQSQAILYGSQNQKSLLQMVQSVWKIDGLRGFYRGIAPGITGSLATGATYFGVIESSKKWIEETHPSLGGHWAHFIAGAVGDTLGSFVYVPCEVMKQRMQVQGTRSSWSSLPMKNNISMNHGGQMYGYYSGMFQAGRSILKEQGLRGLYAGYWSTLARDVPFAGLMVMFYEALKDFTEYGKQRWMPNSDVNNSLEGLVLGGLAGGISAYLTTPLDVVKTRMQVQGSTLSTFSKISGITAGWMR
- the LOC103494040 gene encoding S-adenosylmethionine carrier 1, chloroplastic/mitochondrial isoform X1, whose protein sequence is MAANSSTSTNHRALTTTTSNQFFEWREFLWGAIAGAFGEGMMHPIDTIKTRIQSQAILYGSQNQKSLLQMVQSVWKIDGLRGFYRGIAPGITGSLATGATYFGVIESSKKWIEETHPSLGGHWAHFIAGAVGDTLGSFVYVPCEVMKQRMQVQGTRSSWSSLPMKNNISMNHGGQMYGYYSGMFQAGRSILKEQGLRGLYAGYWSTLARDVPFAGLMVMFYEALKDFTEYGKQRWMPNSDVNNSLEGLVLGGLAGGISAYLTTPLDVVKTRMQVQGSTLRYNSWLDAVRTIWRSEGTKGMFRGSIPRITWYIPASALTFMAVEFLRDHFNERLDEESKTEAATLSGDSKGTLREAALTARD
- the LOC103494040 gene encoding uncharacterized protein LOC103494040 isoform X3, which translates into the protein MVQSVWKIDGLRGFYRGIAPGITGSLATGATYFGVIESSKKWIEETHPSLGGHWAHFIAGAVGDTLGSFVYVPCEVMKQRMQVQGTRSSWSSLPMKNNISMNHGGQMYGYYSGMFQAGRSILKEQGLRGLYAGYWSTLARDVPFAGLMVMFYEALKDFTEYGKQRWMPNSDVNNSLEGLVLGGLAGGISAYLTTPLDVVKTRMQVQGSTLRYNSWLDAVRTIWRSEGTKGMFRGSIPRITWYIPASALTFMAVEFLRDHFNERLDEESKTEAATLSGDSKGTLREAALTARD